One genomic region from Phragmites australis chromosome 1, lpPhrAust1.1, whole genome shotgun sequence encodes:
- the LOC133908841 gene encoding probable uridine nucleosidase 2 isoform X3: MAGAAKAGKGKKKVIIDTDPGIDDAMAIFVALRSPELEVLGLTTTFGNVHTALATRNALHLLEAVGRIDIPVAEGSHVTIKKDTKLRIASFVHGSDGLGNQNFPPPATKPVDQSAPAFLVEQANLYPGQVTVVALGPLTNLALAIERDPSFPSKIGQIIILGGAYSVNGNVNPAAEANIFGDPDAADIVFTCGADILAVGLNVTHQVVLTDSDREKLQQSDSKYARYLCKIMGIYFDFHKDSYFIQGVYLHDPTALLAAVNPSLMTYTEGVVRVQTVGITRGLTVFDNKKKRYAEITSWSDMPTVKVAVTVDAPAVVELMMQRLMTDD; encoded by the exons atgGCTGGAGCCGCGAAGGCGGGCaaggggaagaagaaggtgatCATCGACACCGACCCGGGAATCG ATGACGCGATGGCCATCTTCGTGGCGCTGAGGTCGCCGGAGCTGGAGGTGCTGGGCCTCACCACCACCTTCGGGAACGTGCACACAGCCCTCGCCACGCGCAACGCGCTCCACCTG TTGGAGGCTGTTGGAAGGATTGACATCCCCGTGGCAGAAGGATCCCATGTAACAATCAAG AAAGACACCAAGCTAAGGATTGCAAGCTTCGTTCACGGTTCAGACGGTCTGGGAAACCAGAATTTCCCTCCGCCAGCTACAAAGCCGGTAGATCAATCGGCTCCTGCCTTCCTGGTTGAGCAGGCAAATCTGTACCCTGGGCAAGTTACAGTCGTCGCGCTCGGTCCGCTTACCAACCTTGCTCTg GCCATTGAGCGTGACCCTTCGTTCCCAAGCAAGATTGGGCAGATTATTATTCTTGGTGGTGCATATTCAGTTAATGGAAATGTCAACCCTGCAGCTGAGGCAAAT ATATTTGGGGATCCTGATGCAGCAGATATTGTTTTTACCTGCGGTGCTGATATTTTGGCCGTGGGACTAAATGTAACGCACCAAGTAGTTCTTACCG ACTCTGACCGGGAGAAGCTTCAACAGTCTGATAGCAAATACGCTCGCTACTTATGCAAGATAATGggaatttattttgattttcacAAGGATTCTTACTTCATACAAG GAGTGTATCTTCATGATCCAACAGCGCTTCTTGCTGCAGTAAATCCATCGCTGATGACTTACACAGAAGGTGTCGTGAGGGTGCAGACGGTTGGAATCACAAGGGGCCTTACAGTTTtcgacaacaagaagaaaag GTATGCGGAGATCACATCCTGGAGCGATATGCCCACCGTGAAGGTTGCTGTCACCGTTGATGCCCCCGCAGTCGTAGAGCTAATGATGCAGAGGCTGATGACGGATGATTAG
- the LOC133908841 gene encoding probable uridine nucleosidase 2 isoform X2 — MAIFVALRSPELEVLGLTTTFGNVHTALATRNALHLLEAVGRIDIPVAEGSHVTIKKDTKLRIASFVHGSDGLGNQNFPPPATKPVDQSAPAFLVEQANLYPGQVTVVALGPLTNLALAIERDPSFPSKIGQIIILGGAYSVNGNVNPAAEANIFGDPDAADIVFTCGADILAVGLNVTHQVVLTDSDREKLQQSDSKYARYLCKIMGIYFDFHKDSYFIQGVYLHDPTALLAAVNPSLMTYTEGVVRVQTVGITRGLTVFDNKKKRMRWNSV; from the exons ATGGCCATCTTCGTGGCGCTGAGGTCGCCGGAGCTGGAGGTGCTGGGCCTCACCACCACCTTCGGGAACGTGCACACAGCCCTCGCCACGCGCAACGCGCTCCACCTG TTGGAGGCTGTTGGAAGGATTGACATCCCCGTGGCAGAAGGATCCCATGTAACAATCAAG AAAGACACCAAGCTAAGGATTGCAAGCTTCGTTCACGGTTCAGACGGTCTGGGAAACCAGAATTTCCCTCCGCCAGCTACAAAGCCGGTAGATCAATCGGCTCCTGCCTTCCTGGTTGAGCAGGCAAATCTGTACCCTGGGCAAGTTACAGTCGTCGCGCTCGGTCCGCTTACCAACCTTGCTCTg GCCATTGAGCGTGACCCTTCGTTCCCAAGCAAGATTGGGCAGATTATTATTCTTGGTGGTGCATATTCAGTTAATGGAAATGTCAACCCTGCAGCTGAGGCAAAT ATATTTGGGGATCCTGATGCAGCAGATATTGTTTTTACCTGCGGTGCTGATATTTTGGCCGTGGGACTAAATGTAACGCACCAAGTAGTTCTTACCG ACTCTGACCGGGAGAAGCTTCAACAGTCTGATAGCAAATACGCTCGCTACTTATGCAAGATAATGggaatttattttgattttcacAAGGATTCTTACTTCATACAAG GAGTGTATCTTCATGATCCAACAGCGCTTCTTGCTGCAGTAAATCCATCGCTGATGACTTACACAGAAGGTGTCGTGAGGGTGCAGACGGTTGGAATCACAAGGGGCCTTACAGTTTtcgacaacaagaagaaaag AATGAGATGGAATTCAGTCTGA
- the LOC133908841 gene encoding probable uridine nucleosidase 2 isoform X1: MAIFVALRSPELEVLGLTTTFGNVHTALATRNALHLLEAVGRIDIPVAEGSHVTIKKDTKLRIASFVHGSDGLGNQNFPPPATKPVDQSAPAFLVEQANLYPGQVTVVALGPLTNLALAIERDPSFPSKIGQIIILGGAYSVNGNVNPAAEANIFGDPDAADIVFTCGADILAVGLNVTHQVVLTDSDREKLQQSDSKYARYLCKIMGIYFDFHKDSYFIQGVYLHDPTALLAAVNPSLMTYTEGVVRVQTVGITRGLTVFDNKKKRYAEITSWSDMPTVKVAVTVDAPAVVELMMQRLMTDD, from the exons ATGGCCATCTTCGTGGCGCTGAGGTCGCCGGAGCTGGAGGTGCTGGGCCTCACCACCACCTTCGGGAACGTGCACACAGCCCTCGCCACGCGCAACGCGCTCCACCTG TTGGAGGCTGTTGGAAGGATTGACATCCCCGTGGCAGAAGGATCCCATGTAACAATCAAG AAAGACACCAAGCTAAGGATTGCAAGCTTCGTTCACGGTTCAGACGGTCTGGGAAACCAGAATTTCCCTCCGCCAGCTACAAAGCCGGTAGATCAATCGGCTCCTGCCTTCCTGGTTGAGCAGGCAAATCTGTACCCTGGGCAAGTTACAGTCGTCGCGCTCGGTCCGCTTACCAACCTTGCTCTg GCCATTGAGCGTGACCCTTCGTTCCCAAGCAAGATTGGGCAGATTATTATTCTTGGTGGTGCATATTCAGTTAATGGAAATGTCAACCCTGCAGCTGAGGCAAAT ATATTTGGGGATCCTGATGCAGCAGATATTGTTTTTACCTGCGGTGCTGATATTTTGGCCGTGGGACTAAATGTAACGCACCAAGTAGTTCTTACCG ACTCTGACCGGGAGAAGCTTCAACAGTCTGATAGCAAATACGCTCGCTACTTATGCAAGATAATGggaatttattttgattttcacAAGGATTCTTACTTCATACAAG GAGTGTATCTTCATGATCCAACAGCGCTTCTTGCTGCAGTAAATCCATCGCTGATGACTTACACAGAAGGTGTCGTGAGGGTGCAGACGGTTGGAATCACAAGGGGCCTTACAGTTTtcgacaacaagaagaaaag GTATGCGGAGATCACATCCTGGAGCGATATGCCCACCGTGAAGGTTGCTGTCACCGTTGATGCCCCCGCAGTCGTAGAGCTAATGATGCAGAGGCTGATGACGGATGATTAG
- the LOC133887560 gene encoding GDSL esterase/lipase At1g33811-like: MDHGRLALVVAAAAMAMACTVEMRAAAAAPQPLAPCMYVFGDSLVDNGNNNGILSLARANYRPYGIDFHEGPPGRFTNGRTMVDFLSDMLGLRPPLLPAYAVARPADLARGVNFASGASGIRAETGNNLGEHYPLSEQVVHFRTAVSDMGRTAGFSGNATKVMEHLGRCIFFVGMGSNDYLNNYFMPDYYDTAQVYDPHAYATLLLQDYSSQLADLYDLGARKFVVVGVGQIGCIPYELARMNNDNQPSGPDTPSDDDDGIVISIGGGGGGRSSSTSSSNASNNSTTKQKPTPDAGACNDTINRAIAIYNNGLLSMVKRFNRGQQLRGAKFVFLDTVHTGMDLAVNAAAHGFTVLDRGCCGVGRNNGQITCLPLQRPCDDRSKYIFWDAFHPTEAANRIYAAKAFNSTSTSDAYPINISQLAAI, translated from the exons ATGGATCACGGGAGGCTCGCGCTTgtcgtggcggcggcggcaatggcAATGGCGTGCACGGTGGAGATgagggccgcggcggcggcgccacagCCGTTGGCGCCGTGCATGTACGTCTTCGGGGACTCGCTGGTGGACAACGGCAACAACAACGGCATCCTGAGCCTGGCCAGGGCCAACTACCGCCCCTACGGCATCGACTTCCACGAGGGCCCGCCCGGCCGCTTCACCAACGGCCGCACCATGGTCGACTTCCTCTCCGACATGCTGGGGCTCCGCCCGCCGCTCCTCCCGGCCTACGCCGTGGCGCGGCCGGCCGACCTCGCGCGGGGGGTCAACTTCGCCTCGGGGGCGTCCGGCATCAGAGCCGAGACAGGGAACAACCTG GGCGAGCACTACCCTCTGTCCGAGCAGGTGGTCCATTTCCGGACGGCGGTGAGCGACATGGGGCGCACGGCGGGGTTCAGCGGCAACGCGACGAAGGTGatggagcacctgggccggtgCATCTTCTTCGTGGGCATGGGCAGCAACGACTACCTCAACAACTACTTCATGCCCGACTACTACGACACCGCGCAGGTCTACGATCCGCACGCCTACGCCACCCTCCTCCTGCAGGATTACTCCAGCCAGCTCGCCGACCTCTACGACCTCGGCGCCCGGAAGTTCGTCGTCGTTGGTGTTGGCCAGATCGGCTGCATCCCCTACGAGCTCGCCAGGATGAACAACGACAACCAACCATCTGGTCCTGATACTCCTTCCGATGACGACGACGGCATTGTTATatccatcggcggcggcggcggcgggaggtcATCGTCAACGTCAAGTTCAAACGCAAGCAACAACAGCACCACCAAGCAGAAGCCGACGCCCGACGCTGGCGCGTGCAACGACACGATCAACAGGGCCATCGCCATCTACAACAATGGCCTGCTGTCCATGGTGAAGCGCTTCAACCGCGGCCAGCAGCTGCGCGGGGCCAAGTTCGTCTTCCTCGACACCGTCCATACCGGCATGGACCTCGCCGTGAACGCCGCCGCGCACGGGTTCACGGTCTTGGACCGCGGCTGCTGCGGCGTGGGCCGGAACAACGGCCAAATCACGTGCCTGCCCCTGCAGCGGCCGTGCGACGACCGGAGCAAGTACATATTCTGGGACGCCTTCCACCCCACGGAGGCGGCCAACAGAATCTACGCCGCCAAGGCATTCAACTCCACCTCAACCTCCGACGCCTACCCCATCAACATCAGCCAACTCGCCGCCATATGA